In Leptospira stimsonii, a single window of DNA contains:
- a CDS encoding DUF2804 domain-containing protein, which produces MNLETEIRQETNLCDKSGNLNLNAVGWSKKPLHRCNLSGHYLRKKKWNYWCIYDENFLASFTISDVDYAGVIFVYWLNRKTGDFEEGTILTPFGSGVSLGQLLGSNATYIGNNARLQFFREEEGYRLSINFSPRNKIPVQAELMVPVPENWETLNVVVPWSKRRFQFTEKLFGVGASGTVRYGAMEHKFEPETSFACLDYGRGVWPYSTKWNWASMVAVNAGERIGINLGAGWTDETGTTENAILVNGRIYKIPSNAVFAIDKENWMKPWHLYTKDSQAIDLQFIPEFHRKATTNTGILASSVHQMIGKFEGVIRLGKNEYKITNGQGWAEDHIARW; this is translated from the coding sequence ATGAACTTAGAGACAGAAATCAGACAAGAAACGAATCTTTGCGATAAATCCGGGAATCTGAATTTAAACGCGGTCGGTTGGTCCAAGAAGCCTTTGCATCGCTGTAATCTCAGCGGACACTATCTTCGAAAAAAGAAATGGAATTATTGGTGTATCTATGACGAGAATTTCTTGGCCTCGTTCACGATCTCGGACGTGGACTATGCCGGCGTTATTTTCGTATATTGGTTGAATCGCAAAACGGGAGATTTCGAAGAAGGGACCATTCTTACGCCTTTTGGATCGGGAGTGAGTTTGGGACAACTCTTAGGGAGCAACGCGACTTACATCGGAAATAACGCGAGATTGCAATTCTTTCGGGAAGAAGAAGGATATCGTCTTTCAATCAATTTTTCACCAAGAAATAAAATTCCTGTTCAGGCAGAACTAATGGTTCCCGTTCCTGAGAATTGGGAGACGCTCAACGTAGTCGTTCCTTGGTCCAAGAGAAGATTCCAGTTTACGGAAAAATTATTCGGAGTCGGAGCGAGCGGAACCGTTCGATACGGCGCGATGGAACACAAGTTCGAACCGGAGACTTCTTTTGCTTGTTTGGATTACGGAAGAGGAGTTTGGCCTTATTCCACAAAATGGAACTGGGCGTCGATGGTTGCGGTTAACGCGGGAGAAAGAATCGGGATCAATCTCGGTGCCGGATGGACGGACGAAACCGGAACCACTGAAAATGCGATCTTAGTCAACGGAAGAATCTATAAGATTCCGTCTAACGCGGTTTTTGCGATCGATAAGGAGAATTGGATGAAACCGTGGCATTTATATACGAAAGATTCTCAGGCGATCGATTTACAATTCATTCCTGAATTTCACAGAAAGGCGACGACGAACACCGGGATTCTTGCATCTTCCGTACATCAGATGATCGGGAAGTTCGAAGGAGTCATACGATTGGGAAAAAACGAATACAAGATCACGAACGGTCAAGGTTGGGCCGAAGATCACATTGCAAGATGGTAG
- a CDS encoding DUF952 domain-containing protein, whose product MVESTPTYIYNIASKKDYEEAIRTGAYITDSLSKEGFIHSSKKNQVEDTANRIFIGRKDLLLLVVNTKKLRSELKYEKSDSPKFPKEEGKNIFPHIYGPLNTDAVENVYEITPDKEGRFQFSFLG is encoded by the coding sequence ATGGTAGAATCGACCCCGACCTATATCTACAATATCGCCTCTAAGAAGGATTACGAAGAAGCGATCAGGACCGGTGCTTATATCACGGATTCCCTTTCGAAAGAAGGATTTATTCATAGCTCTAAGAAGAATCAGGTGGAAGACACGGCGAATCGAATTTTTATCGGAAGAAAGGATTTGCTTCTTCTCGTTGTGAACACGAAAAAATTAAGATCGGAATTAAAATACGAAAAGAGTGATTCTCCTAAGTTTCCGAAAGAAGAGGGGAAGAATATTTTTCCTCATATCTACGGCCCATTGAACACGGACGCAGTGGAAAATGTTTACGAGATCACACCGGACAAAGAAGGAAGATTTCAATTTTCATTCTTAGGATAA
- a CDS encoding DNA-3-methyladenine glycosylase I, producing MKKKSEKTRCTWANKDPLYIRYHDEEWGKPIHDDRKLFEFLILEGAQAGLSWITILKKRDDYRKAFDGFDPEKIAGYGEKKIQSLLKNEGIVRNELKIRATVKNAKEFLNIQKEYNSFDKYIWGFVDQRPIYNSWKTNREVPSETSESKAMSKDLKKRGFKFVGSTICYAFMQATGMVMDHTTDCFCFVKKKH from the coding sequence ATGAAAAAAAAATCCGAGAAAACGAGATGCACTTGGGCGAACAAGGATCCGCTTTATATACGTTATCACGACGAGGAATGGGGAAAACCGATTCACGATGATCGAAAACTATTCGAATTTCTTATCTTAGAAGGAGCTCAGGCCGGCTTGTCTTGGATTACGATTCTAAAAAAGAGAGATGATTACAGAAAAGCTTTCGACGGATTCGATCCCGAAAAAATCGCAGGATACGGAGAAAAGAAGATTCAATCCCTTCTCAAAAACGAGGGAATCGTCCGGAATGAATTGAAAATTCGGGCAACGGTAAAAAACGCAAAAGAATTTTTGAATATTCAAAAAGAATACAACTCGTTCGATAAATACATCTGGGGCTTTGTGGATCAAAGGCCGATTTACAATTCTTGGAAAACGAACCGAGAAGTGCCAAGCGAAACCTCTGAATCTAAAGCGATGAGCAAGGACTTAAAAAAAAGAGGTTTCAAATTCGTGGGCTCTACGATTTGCTACGCGTTTATGCAAGCGACCGGAATGGTGATGGATCATACCACGGATTGTTTTTGTTTTGTAAAAAAGAAACATTAA
- a CDS encoding metallophosphoesterase family protein has protein sequence MIRFLHSADLHLSQKEKDYSLSVLKEIVSIASEEQCTHILFCGDLFDRNNDIGALKEEVKTILKSFSGRIFYIPGNHEELGLAEGTYPISADLSPMLYPQKGENVKLWLEESDGVSAEFFGFPFNRNLDYSNIQFKEKKVQYRIALLHGTETKMVEYLGPSPEEADSILDSGPFLEAKFDYLALGHIHSKRSEVSGSLIKAYPGSPRIVSMGESGVRTVNIVSLGKNGTPVLKERAIVSAGEFKDFSLSVTLSGEIPDLEKTASRFSQEDTVRIRVSGIVEDEHFVSETLNRFMETARCRKIEIKTSDLKTSSALIDNPVAKLFYEKLMERRQSWTGADAPDWNEILVLGLEQIEEMAGKSER, from the coding sequence ATGATTCGATTTTTACACAGCGCCGATCTGCACCTCAGCCAAAAAGAAAAGGACTATTCCCTATCCGTTCTCAAAGAGATCGTTTCGATCGCGTCCGAAGAACAGTGCACTCATATCCTTTTTTGCGGGGATCTCTTCGATCGAAACAACGATATCGGAGCGCTCAAAGAAGAAGTCAAAACGATCCTCAAATCCTTTTCCGGAAGAATTTTCTATATTCCCGGCAATCACGAGGAACTCGGTCTCGCGGAAGGAACCTACCCGATTTCCGCGGATCTTTCGCCGATGCTCTATCCTCAGAAAGGCGAAAACGTGAAACTCTGGTTGGAAGAATCGGACGGTGTCTCCGCGGAATTTTTCGGATTTCCTTTTAACAGAAATTTAGATTATTCGAATATTCAATTTAAAGAGAAGAAGGTTCAGTATAGAATCGCGCTCCTTCACGGCACCGAAACCAAAATGGTGGAATACCTCGGACCTTCTCCGGAAGAAGCGGATTCCATTCTCGATTCCGGACCGTTTCTCGAAGCCAAGTTCGACTATCTCGCGTTAGGTCATATTCATTCCAAACGTTCGGAGGTTTCCGGCTCTCTGATCAAAGCGTATCCGGGCTCGCCTCGTATCGTTTCCATGGGAGAATCCGGAGTTCGCACCGTAAACATCGTTTCCCTCGGTAAAAACGGAACTCCGGTTTTAAAAGAAAGGGCGATCGTATCCGCAGGAGAATTTAAGGACTTTTCACTTTCCGTCACTCTTTCCGGTGAAATTCCTGACCTCGAAAAAACGGCGTCCCGTTTTTCACAAGAAGACACGGTTCGTATCCGCGTCTCCGGAATCGTCGAAGACGAACACTTCGTCTCGGAAACCTTGAATCGTTTTATGGAAACAGCACGTTGTAGAAAGATCGAAATCAAAACTTCCGATCTCAAAACATCTTCGGCGCTCATCGACAACCCCGTCGCAAAACTATTTTATGAAAAGCTAATGGAACGTAGGCAAAGTTGGACAGGAGCGGATGCTCCCGATTGGAACGAAATTTTGGTATTGGGTTTGGAACAAATCGAAGAAATGGCGGGCAAAAGCGAAAGATGA
- a CDS encoding SBBP repeat beta-propeller lipoprotein, LipL53 family, with protein sequence MKSFLTVPILWLLFHSCVPAQEINSGNPRTTEYWVSQFLAGIHPIIFRENTGTLSWMILEGKSGGSSRGKDIALDPFLNTVVAGETDGALFNGTVIGTQDIIVAKYNPESGRAWARQLGAPGALLTVVGIASDLLGNSYIAGYTNASFAGPMLSGQDLFVIKVSLDGTPLWSKQVGPTGGSFFLNPTDICVDSLGNSYVAGDTNGPFGGPVAISGTMFVVRFDSSGNQSWATQLSVTGANTTASGLACDSTSGSAFVAGFGGANYSTLTVPGIGGNDLFVFKYDSSGNRQFFTHLGQATLEVLTGPITLDRSGNIFVGAGSNADFGSGNPGTTYAGTLFKFDQSGTQQWVQQFGVNNGTASTTVASLATDLAGNVFSTGFSTGNLATGSGASIGNNDLFFTKHNGQGQQQWLRQIGTAGATLMGNGIVTDPEGGLYGTGSANGTINGISINGTQDLFLVKYR encoded by the coding sequence ATGAAATCCTTCCTTACCGTTCCGATTTTATGGCTCCTCTTTCATTCTTGTGTTCCAGCACAGGAAATAAACTCAGGGAATCCAAGAACAACCGAGTATTGGGTGAGCCAATTCCTAGCGGGAATCCATCCCATTATCTTTCGCGAAAACACAGGGACCTTGTCTTGGATGATCCTGGAAGGGAAATCAGGCGGAAGCAGTCGTGGGAAAGACATCGCCCTCGATCCATTTCTAAATACGGTCGTCGCGGGTGAAACGGACGGGGCCCTCTTCAACGGAACGGTGATCGGTACCCAGGATATTATCGTCGCAAAATACAATCCTGAAAGTGGTCGCGCTTGGGCTCGTCAGCTGGGCGCACCGGGCGCCCTCCTTACGGTCGTGGGAATTGCGTCGGATCTATTAGGAAACTCTTATATCGCTGGGTACACGAATGCCTCCTTCGCCGGTCCGATGTTGAGCGGTCAGGATCTTTTTGTAATCAAGGTTTCTTTGGACGGAACTCCGCTCTGGAGCAAACAAGTTGGCCCTACCGGTGGAAGTTTTTTTCTAAATCCTACGGACATCTGCGTGGATAGTCTCGGAAATTCCTACGTTGCAGGAGATACGAACGGACCTTTCGGTGGTCCGGTCGCAATTTCCGGAACCATGTTTGTGGTCCGTTTCGATTCTTCCGGAAATCAATCCTGGGCGACACAACTTTCGGTTACGGGTGCGAATACGACGGCAAGCGGACTTGCCTGCGATTCTACTTCCGGCTCGGCCTTCGTCGCCGGTTTTGGAGGCGCTAATTATTCTACGCTCACCGTTCCCGGAATCGGCGGAAACGATCTTTTCGTTTTTAAATACGACTCGAGTGGAAACAGACAGTTCTTCACTCACCTAGGTCAAGCAACCCTGGAAGTCCTTACCGGGCCAATCACTCTGGATCGATCCGGAAATATTTTTGTGGGAGCCGGAAGTAATGCGGACTTCGGTTCCGGAAATCCGGGAACGACCTATGCGGGAACACTCTTTAAGTTCGACCAAAGTGGAACGCAACAATGGGTTCAGCAATTCGGCGTCAATAACGGAACTGCGAGTACCACGGTAGCGTCCTTAGCCACCGATCTCGCCGGAAACGTTTTTTCAACTGGATTTTCAACCGGAAACTTAGCGACCGGTTCCGGAGCGTCCATCGGGAACAACGATTTATTTTTTACGAAACACAACGGACAAGGTCAACAACAGTGGCTCCGTCAAATCGGAACCGCCGGCGCGACTCTTATGGGGAACGGAATCGTCACCGATCCGGAGGGTGGGCTCTATGGAACGGGTTCCGCAAACGGAACAATCAACGGAATTTCTATAAACGGAACGCAGGATTTGTTTTTAGTCAAATATCGCTAA